From one Parabacteroides sp. FAFU027 genomic stretch:
- the lpxD gene encoding UDP-3-O-(3-hydroxymyristoyl)glucosamine N-acyltransferase, translating to MVFTAQQIADFLKGEVVGNPDVQVSDFAKIEEGKAGTLTFLANPKYEEYIYTTQADIVLVNSDFTPSSEITATLIKVPNAYAALAQLLQLAEQAKGRKSGIEPMTQIAESAQLGDSVYVGSFTYISNNAVIGNNAQIYPQAFIGENVTIGENTILYPGVKIYAGCKIGSNCILHAGAVVGSDGFGFAPEGESYKKIPQLGNVIIEDNVEIGANTTIDCATMGSTVIRKGVKLDNLIQIAHNVEIGANTVMASQCGIAGSTKIGKNCMFGGQVGIGGHITIGDKTQIGAQSGIGNNTPGGQVLLGTPAQNARDCARSYAVVRNLPELQKTVTSLKKEIELLKSEATTK from the coding sequence ATGGTATTTACAGCTCAACAAATTGCTGATTTTTTAAAAGGAGAAGTAGTTGGCAATCCGGATGTTCAGGTATCCGATTTTGCAAAAATCGAAGAAGGAAAAGCCGGCACTCTCACGTTCCTGGCCAATCCCAAATACGAAGAGTACATTTACACCACACAAGCGGATATTGTACTGGTTAATAGCGATTTCACTCCATCTTCAGAAATCACTGCAACTTTAATCAAAGTACCCAACGCATATGCAGCTTTAGCGCAGTTATTGCAATTGGCAGAACAGGCTAAAGGACGAAAAAGCGGCATTGAACCAATGACTCAAATTGCAGAATCTGCCCAATTGGGAGACTCTGTATATGTCGGCTCATTTACCTACATCAGTAATAATGCTGTAATTGGGAATAACGCACAGATATACCCTCAGGCATTCATTGGGGAGAATGTGACCATCGGTGAAAATACCATTTTATACCCCGGAGTAAAAATCTATGCCGGATGTAAAATCGGCAGCAACTGTATTCTACACGCAGGCGCTGTAGTGGGTTCTGATGGTTTCGGTTTTGCCCCGGAGGGAGAATCTTACAAAAAAATACCACAACTCGGCAATGTCATCATTGAGGACAATGTTGAAATCGGTGCAAATACTACGATAGATTGTGCAACGATGGGATCAACCGTTATCCGAAAAGGAGTTAAACTTGACAATCTTATTCAGATAGCACATAATGTTGAAATCGGTGCAAACACAGTGATGGCATCACAGTGCGGCATCGCAGGTTCTACCAAAATCGGCAAAAACTGTATGTTTGGAGGACAGGTTGGCATCGGTGGCCATATAACTATTGGAGATAAAACTCAAATCGGAGCTCAATCCGGAATTGGCAATAACACTCCTGGCGGACAGGTATTACTCGGCACTCCGGCTCAGAATGCCAGAGACTGCGCTCGAAGCTATGCAGTTGTCCGCAATCTGCCGGAACTGCAAAAAACAGTTACCTCATTGAAAAAGGAAATCGAACTGCTTAAAAGTGAAGCTACTACAAAATAA
- a CDS encoding bifunctional UDP-3-O-[3-hydroxymyristoyl] N-acetylglucosamine deacetylase/3-hydroxyacyl-ACP dehydratase yields MSNQKTLKQSFSVSGKGLHTGLEITVTFTPAPTNHGYKIQRIDLEDQPVIDAVAENVIDTQRGTVIGKNDVKISTIEHALAALYSFEIDNCLMLVNAPEFPILDGSSIRYVEEILKAEIEEQDEPKDYYIVRNKTEIKDETTGSSILLLPDDKFSVNALVSYNSSILSNQFAVLNDLSEFPAQIAASRTFVFVKEIEPLLNNNLIKGGDLDNAIVIYDEVKSQDELDKLADLMGVAHKPAAQLGYLNNKPLVFDNEPARHKLLDVIGDLALIGKPIKGRVIATKPGHKINNQFARQIRKEIKRMEVPTPIYCPDKAPVLDVNRIKQLLPHRWPFLMVDKVIEIGKNHIIGVKNITVNETFFCGHFPDEPVMPGVLQVEAMAQIGGLLVLNSIDDPSSYSTYFMKIDNVKFRQKVVPGDTLLFRLDMISPIRRGCANMKGYAFVGEKIVSEAEFMAQIIKNK; encoded by the coding sequence ATGTCAAATCAAAAAACGTTAAAACAAAGCTTTTCCGTTTCCGGCAAAGGCTTGCACACCGGACTTGAAATTACGGTTACATTCACCCCTGCACCAACGAATCATGGATATAAAATCCAACGAATTGACCTGGAAGACCAACCCGTTATTGATGCGGTCGCTGAAAATGTCATCGACACACAACGTGGAACCGTAATCGGTAAAAATGACGTAAAGATTAGCACCATCGAACATGCACTGGCAGCTCTCTACTCTTTTGAGATTGACAACTGTCTGATGCTGGTAAACGCTCCTGAATTTCCTATTCTTGACGGAAGCTCAATTCGCTATGTAGAGGAAATACTGAAAGCAGAAATCGAAGAACAGGACGAACCTAAAGATTACTACATTGTAAGAAATAAAACTGAGATTAAAGACGAAACAACCGGATCATCTATCCTTTTGCTTCCTGATGATAAATTCAGTGTAAACGCATTGGTTTCTTACAATTCTTCAATCCTGTCCAATCAGTTCGCTGTACTGAACGATTTGAGTGAATTCCCTGCTCAAATTGCAGCCTCCCGCACATTTGTCTTTGTTAAAGAAATCGAACCTCTCCTCAATAATAATTTGATTAAAGGCGGTGACCTTGACAACGCAATCGTTATCTACGACGAGGTAAAAAGCCAGGACGAATTAGACAAACTAGCAGACCTGATGGGCGTTGCACACAAACCAGCAGCTCAACTGGGCTACCTAAACAACAAACCGTTAGTATTCGACAATGAACCCGCACGTCACAAACTGCTCGATGTAATCGGCGACCTAGCCCTGATTGGCAAACCAATAAAAGGTAGGGTAATTGCGACTAAACCCGGTCATAAGATTAACAATCAGTTTGCCCGCCAGATCCGAAAAGAGATTAAGCGCATGGAAGTTCCGACACCGATTTATTGTCCGGATAAAGCACCTGTATTAGATGTAAACCGCATCAAACAACTGCTTCCTCACCGTTGGCCATTCCTTATGGTGGACAAAGTAATCGAAATTGGCAAAAACCATATTATTGGAGTAAAAAATATAACTGTAAACGAGACTTTTTTCTGCGGTCACTTCCCTGATGAACCTGTTATGCCAGGAGTTTTACAGGTAGAAGCAATGGCTCAGATCGGCGGGTTGCTTGTATTAAATTCAATTGATGATCCATCAAGCTACTCAACATACTTCATGAAGATTGACAATGTCAAATTCCGTCAGAAAGTTGTTCCAGGTGACACATTGTTGTTCCGTCTTGACATGATCTCCCCTATCCGTAGAGGCTGTGCCAATATGAAAGGATATGCCTTTGTCGGAGAAAAAATCGTTTCGGAAGCCGAATTCATGGCTCAAATCATAAAAAACAAATAA
- the lpxA gene encoding acyl-ACP--UDP-N-acetylglucosamine O-acyltransferase, which yields MRQPLAYIHPDAQIAPNVVIEPFVTIDKNVVIEEGTRIGSNVTIFEGARIGKNCNIFPGAVISGVPQDLKFHGENSVAIIGDNTTIRECVTINRGTASKSKTVVGSNCLIMAYCHVAHDSILGNNVIMSNAVQVAGEVQIDDFAIIGGGSLIHQFCHIGSHVMIQGGSHINKDVPPFVKAGRNPLSYAGINSIGLRRRGFSNEIIRDIQEIYRFLYLSGLNNTDAIERIEAELPASKERDDIILFVRNSQRGIIKGYSGL from the coding sequence ATGAGACAACCACTTGCCTATATCCATCCGGACGCACAAATTGCTCCGAACGTGGTGATCGAACCATTCGTTACAATCGACAAAAATGTTGTAATCGAAGAAGGTACACGTATTGGTTCAAACGTAACGATTTTTGAAGGCGCAAGAATCGGTAAAAACTGTAATATTTTCCCGGGTGCAGTTATTTCCGGAGTTCCCCAGGATTTGAAATTCCATGGTGAAAATTCTGTTGCTATCATAGGTGACAATACTACTATCCGTGAATGTGTTACCATTAATAGAGGTACTGCCTCTAAAAGTAAAACAGTAGTAGGGAGCAACTGCCTGATTATGGCCTATTGCCACGTTGCGCATGACAGTATTTTAGGAAATAATGTCATCATGTCAAATGCCGTGCAGGTAGCAGGAGAAGTACAGATCGATGATTTTGCCATTATCGGTGGAGGTTCTCTGATTCACCAGTTTTGTCATATTGGCTCTCATGTTATGATTCAGGGAGGCTCTCACATCAATAAAGATGTTCCTCCTTTCGTTAAAGCAGGCCGTAACCCGCTTTCTTATGCAGGTATCAACTCAATCGGTCTTCGCCGCAGAGGGTTCAGCAACGAGATTATCCGCGACATCCAGGAGATCTATCGCTTTCTTTACCTTTCAGGACTGAATAACACCGACGCTATCGAGAGAATCGAAGCTGAACTTCCAGCATCCAAGGAAAGGGACGATATCATTTTGTTCGTACGCAATTCTCAAAGAGGTATTATTAAGGGCTACTCCGGTCTTTAA